From the Astatotilapia calliptera chromosome 6, fAstCal1.2, whole genome shotgun sequence genome, one window contains:
- the LOC113024560 gene encoding beta-1,3-galactosyltransferase 2-like isoform X1: MEIKEQHNLLFMDKKRHLKGIFICIAAAVIFIFFYLNSNKVVRNIPYQPASAEPRWEDPGPYHVAYPRNYKFIMDDTPTCRTTTPFLILMVPVAPGNVATRDAIRQTWGNEKLILGQQVETVFIVGLPGGSDAKHQQEKLQQENQLYHDLIQSNFQDSYNNLTIKTMVMLEWLAAHCTKASFVMKIDSDVILNVPNLVKLLVDPSTAKQNYMTGLVWWHSPVLRNPFIKFYMPRSVIAESEYPPYPLGFAYVMSLDLPEKILGVSPEIKPIYIEDAYLGMCLKRLGVSPTDPPEETMFLVNPSHSLSSCSLSKVIASTTTSILQMNGYWERIKRGVQC, encoded by the exons ATGGAAATCAAGGAACAACACAACCTAC TTTTCATGGACAAGAAGAGGCACCTAAAAGGCATCTTCATTTGCATTGCAGCAGCAGtgattttcatctttttctatCTCAATTCCAACAAAGTGGTTAGGAACATTCCTTATCAACCAGCATCAGCAGAGCCACGTTGGGAGGATCCAGGACCATATCATGTGGCCTACCCACGAAACTACAAATTCATCATGGATGACACGCCTACATGTAGGACCACAACTCCTTTCCTTATTCTGATGGTTCCTGTTGCACCCGGTAATGTGGCAACTCGGGATGCCATCCGGCAGACGTGGGGAAATGAGAAGCTGATTCTGGGTCAGCAGGTAGAGACTGTCTTCATAGTGGGCCTCCCTGGTGGAAGTgatgctaaacatcagcaagagaAGCTTCAGCAGGAGAATCAGCTGTACCATGACCTGATTCAGAGCAACTTTCAGGACAGCTACAATAATCTGACTATCAAGACTATGGTCATGCTGGAGTGGCTGGCTGCACACTGTACTAAGGCTTCCTTTGTCATGAAGATCGACTCCGATGTTATACTCAATGTCCCGAATCTGGTGAAACTGTTGGTGGATCCTAGCACAGCTAAGCAAAACTATATGACTGGGCTGGTTTGGTGGCATAGTCCTGTTTTAAGGAACCCATTTATAAAGTTCTACATGCCTCGATCTGTGATTGCTGAATCAGAGTACCCCCCGTATCCGCTCGGCTTTGCCTACGTCATGTCACTAGACCTTCCTGAGAAGATCTTGGGAGTGTCACCTGAGATCAAACCGATCTACATTGAAGATGCTTACCTCGGCATGTGTCTGAAACGCCTGGGCGTATCTCCTACTGACCCTCCAGAAGAAACAATGTTTCTTGTCAATCCCAGCCATTCTCTGAGCAGCTGCAGTCTTTCAAAGGTGATCGCTTCGACAACAACAAGCATCTTGCAAATGAATGGCTACTGGGAGAGGATCAAACGGGGAGTTCAGTGCTGA
- the LOC113024560 gene encoding beta-1,3-galactosyltransferase 2-like isoform X2 codes for MQGTKTVFMDKKRHLKGIFICIAAAVIFIFFYLNSNKVVRNIPYQPASAEPRWEDPGPYHVAYPRNYKFIMDDTPTCRTTTPFLILMVPVAPGNVATRDAIRQTWGNEKLILGQQVETVFIVGLPGGSDAKHQQEKLQQENQLYHDLIQSNFQDSYNNLTIKTMVMLEWLAAHCTKASFVMKIDSDVILNVPNLVKLLVDPSTAKQNYMTGLVWWHSPVLRNPFIKFYMPRSVIAESEYPPYPLGFAYVMSLDLPEKILGVSPEIKPIYIEDAYLGMCLKRLGVSPTDPPEETMFLVNPSHSLSSCSLSKVIASTTTSILQMNGYWERIKRGVQC; via the exons ATGCAGGGGACAAAAACAG TTTTCATGGACAAGAAGAGGCACCTAAAAGGCATCTTCATTTGCATTGCAGCAGCAGtgattttcatctttttctatCTCAATTCCAACAAAGTGGTTAGGAACATTCCTTATCAACCAGCATCAGCAGAGCCACGTTGGGAGGATCCAGGACCATATCATGTGGCCTACCCACGAAACTACAAATTCATCATGGATGACACGCCTACATGTAGGACCACAACTCCTTTCCTTATTCTGATGGTTCCTGTTGCACCCGGTAATGTGGCAACTCGGGATGCCATCCGGCAGACGTGGGGAAATGAGAAGCTGATTCTGGGTCAGCAGGTAGAGACTGTCTTCATAGTGGGCCTCCCTGGTGGAAGTgatgctaaacatcagcaagagaAGCTTCAGCAGGAGAATCAGCTGTACCATGACCTGATTCAGAGCAACTTTCAGGACAGCTACAATAATCTGACTATCAAGACTATGGTCATGCTGGAGTGGCTGGCTGCACACTGTACTAAGGCTTCCTTTGTCATGAAGATCGACTCCGATGTTATACTCAATGTCCCGAATCTGGTGAAACTGTTGGTGGATCCTAGCACAGCTAAGCAAAACTATATGACTGGGCTGGTTTGGTGGCATAGTCCTGTTTTAAGGAACCCATTTATAAAGTTCTACATGCCTCGATCTGTGATTGCTGAATCAGAGTACCCCCCGTATCCGCTCGGCTTTGCCTACGTCATGTCACTAGACCTTCCTGAGAAGATCTTGGGAGTGTCACCTGAGATCAAACCGATCTACATTGAAGATGCTTACCTCGGCATGTGTCTGAAACGCCTGGGCGTATCTCCTACTGACCCTCCAGAAGAAACAATGTTTCTTGTCAATCCCAGCCATTCTCTGAGCAGCTGCAGTCTTTCAAAGGTGATCGCTTCGACAACAACAAGCATCTTGCAAATGAATGGCTACTGGGAGAGGATCAAACGGGGAGTTCAGTGCTGA
- the LOC113024560 gene encoding beta-1,3-galactosyltransferase 2-like isoform X3: MDKKRHLKGIFICIAAAVIFIFFYLNSNKVVRNIPYQPASAEPRWEDPGPYHVAYPRNYKFIMDDTPTCRTTTPFLILMVPVAPGNVATRDAIRQTWGNEKLILGQQVETVFIVGLPGGSDAKHQQEKLQQENQLYHDLIQSNFQDSYNNLTIKTMVMLEWLAAHCTKASFVMKIDSDVILNVPNLVKLLVDPSTAKQNYMTGLVWWHSPVLRNPFIKFYMPRSVIAESEYPPYPLGFAYVMSLDLPEKILGVSPEIKPIYIEDAYLGMCLKRLGVSPTDPPEETMFLVNPSHSLSSCSLSKVIASTTTSILQMNGYWERIKRGVQC, translated from the coding sequence ATGGACAAGAAGAGGCACCTAAAAGGCATCTTCATTTGCATTGCAGCAGCAGtgattttcatctttttctatCTCAATTCCAACAAAGTGGTTAGGAACATTCCTTATCAACCAGCATCAGCAGAGCCACGTTGGGAGGATCCAGGACCATATCATGTGGCCTACCCACGAAACTACAAATTCATCATGGATGACACGCCTACATGTAGGACCACAACTCCTTTCCTTATTCTGATGGTTCCTGTTGCACCCGGTAATGTGGCAACTCGGGATGCCATCCGGCAGACGTGGGGAAATGAGAAGCTGATTCTGGGTCAGCAGGTAGAGACTGTCTTCATAGTGGGCCTCCCTGGTGGAAGTgatgctaaacatcagcaagagaAGCTTCAGCAGGAGAATCAGCTGTACCATGACCTGATTCAGAGCAACTTTCAGGACAGCTACAATAATCTGACTATCAAGACTATGGTCATGCTGGAGTGGCTGGCTGCACACTGTACTAAGGCTTCCTTTGTCATGAAGATCGACTCCGATGTTATACTCAATGTCCCGAATCTGGTGAAACTGTTGGTGGATCCTAGCACAGCTAAGCAAAACTATATGACTGGGCTGGTTTGGTGGCATAGTCCTGTTTTAAGGAACCCATTTATAAAGTTCTACATGCCTCGATCTGTGATTGCTGAATCAGAGTACCCCCCGTATCCGCTCGGCTTTGCCTACGTCATGTCACTAGACCTTCCTGAGAAGATCTTGGGAGTGTCACCTGAGATCAAACCGATCTACATTGAAGATGCTTACCTCGGCATGTGTCTGAAACGCCTGGGCGTATCTCCTACTGACCCTCCAGAAGAAACAATGTTTCTTGTCAATCCCAGCCATTCTCTGAGCAGCTGCAGTCTTTCAAAGGTGATCGCTTCGACAACAACAAGCATCTTGCAAATGAATGGCTACTGGGAGAGGATCAAACGGGGAGTTCAGTGCTGA